From Ostreibacterium oceani, one genomic window encodes:
- a CDS encoding ABC transporter permease, whose protein sequence is MADTLTTASGVSLEKALKRADSKARRRAFLLVLPLLLFLLITFIGPIASMIWRSVYNPEVHDYLPNTAAALENWEGEQLPDEAVYAALYEDIKIGQENRTIGRVAGRLNRELPGTRGLMMGAARNFEEFNAPYKESFIAADEDWGDVRFWKLVKRETGLFTISYYLLAMDKEYNLDGEIVDRDEKYQIYGKLFKRTFFMSALITFLCIVLAYPISYLMAILPLRKSNLLMILVLLPFWTSLLVRTSAWIVLLQSQGVVNDLLVWSGLINNESRLQMIYNATGTTIAMVHILLPFVVLPLYSVMKTIQPSYMRAAISMGAHPFVAWWRIYFPLTLPGLAAGVILVFIIAIGYYITPALVGGQTGIFISNLIADNMRGTTAQLKLALSLASLLLIAVMILYWLFNKLVGVDRLKFG, encoded by the coding sequence ATGGCAGACACATTAACTACCGCATCAGGCGTATCCTTAGAAAAAGCACTAAAACGTGCCGATAGTAAGGCACGTCGTCGTGCATTTTTATTAGTGTTGCCATTATTGTTATTTCTGCTCATCACTTTCATTGGACCAATCGCTTCGATGATTTGGCGCTCAGTCTATAACCCTGAAGTACATGATTATTTGCCAAATACAGCTGCAGCACTTGAGAATTGGGAAGGCGAACAGTTGCCAGATGAAGCGGTGTATGCGGCGCTGTATGAAGATATAAAAATTGGTCAGGAAAACCGTACTATTGGACGCGTTGCCGGTCGATTAAATCGCGAACTGCCAGGGACACGCGGCCTTATGATGGGAGCGGCACGCAATTTTGAAGAATTTAACGCGCCTTATAAAGAAAGTTTTATTGCCGCCGATGAAGATTGGGGGGATGTTCGCTTTTGGAAGTTAGTGAAACGTGAAACGGGATTATTTACCATTAGTTATTATCTGTTGGCAATGGATAAAGAATACAATCTTGACGGTGAGATTGTTGACCGCGATGAAAAATATCAAATTTATGGTAAGTTGTTTAAACGCACCTTTTTTATGAGCGCGTTGATTACTTTTCTTTGTATTGTACTTGCCTATCCAATTTCCTATTTGATGGCGATATTGCCACTTAGGAAATCCAATTTATTAATGATATTAGTCCTATTGCCGTTTTGGACATCGCTGTTAGTGCGTACCTCTGCTTGGATTGTGTTATTGCAATCGCAGGGCGTAGTGAATGATTTGCTGGTCTGGAGCGGTTTAATAAATAATGAAAGTCGCCTACAAATGATATATAACGCAACCGGTACGACCATAGCTATGGTGCATATTTTATTGCCGTTTGTCGTGTTGCCACTGTACTCGGTGATGAAAACCATCCAGCCAAGCTATATGCGCGCCGCTATTTCAATGGGTGCGCACCCGTTTGTAGCGTGGTGGCGAATCTATTTTCCGCTGACCTTACCAGGTTTGGCGGCAGGCGTAATTTTAGTATTTATTATTGCCATCGGCTATTACATTACCCCAGCATTAGTTGGTGGACAAACCGGCATATTTATATCAAATCTTATCGCTGATAACATGCGTGGCACAACTGCGCAGTTAAAACTGGCCTTGTCACTGGCAAGCTTATTGTTGATTGCCGTGATGATTTTATACTGGCTGTTTAATAAATTAGTTGGCGTTGATCGCCTAAAATTTGGTTAA
- a CDS encoding ABC transporter permease yields the protein MKLEKSATPIERIWHYCFMLICAIVFFFLIAPIIVIIPLAFNAEPYFTFTEKMLAFNPEGYSLRWYKDLLGSDEWMSSIRNSFFIATVSAFVATTLGTIAALGLHRKQMPYKATIMAVLISPMIVPLIISAAALFSFYSRIDLANTFTGVILSHVVLGTPFVVITVTASLSGFDERLIQAAQSLGANQKETFFRVILPLLLPGVISGALFAFITSLDEVVLVLFLAGPEQTPMTVRMFSGLREEISPTILALASILVLISICLLTTLELIRRRNERMRGMSAG from the coding sequence ATGAAATTAGAAAAAAGCGCAACACCAATCGAACGCATTTGGCATTATTGCTTTATGCTTATTTGCGCGATTGTGTTCTTTTTTTTGATAGCCCCGATAATTGTGATAATTCCACTGGCATTTAATGCCGAGCCATATTTTACCTTTACGGAGAAAATGCTGGCGTTTAATCCAGAAGGATATTCATTACGCTGGTATAAAGATTTATTGGGCAGTGATGAATGGATGTCCTCGATTCGAAACTCCTTTTTTATAGCAACCGTATCCGCCTTTGTTGCCACGACCTTAGGTACCATTGCAGCCCTTGGGCTGCATCGCAAGCAGATGCCATATAAAGCCACCATTATGGCGGTGCTAATCTCACCTATGATTGTGCCGCTGATTATTTCAGCCGCTGCGTTATTTAGTTTTTACTCTCGAATCGATTTGGCCAATACATTTACTGGCGTGATTTTAAGCCACGTGGTATTAGGTACGCCCTTTGTTGTGATTACCGTTACCGCAAGCCTGTCTGGTTTTGATGAGCGACTCATACAAGCCGCACAAAGCCTTGGAGCGAATCAAAAGGAAACGTTTTTTCGAGTGATTCTGCCATTATTATTGCCAGGGGTTATCTCAGGTGCCTTGTTTGCGTTTATCACCTCGCTTGACGAAGTGGTATTAGTGCTATTTTTAGCCGGTCCCGAACAAACGCCGATGACCGTGCGTATGTTTTCAGGTCTGCGCGAAGAAATCAGCCCAACTATTTTGGCCCTCGCCAGCATCTTAGTACTCATTTCAATTTGTTTGCTCACAACCCTTGAGCTCATACGAAGACGAAACGAGCGCATGCGCGGCATGAGCGCTGGGTAA
- a CDS encoding 3'-5' exonuclease, which produces MENVCIFDIETIPDADAIARLQQVDCLSPDEQFDFAELHRRSEVGHTFMRHHLHKVASIALCFSRHGKFKVASVGEIGDDEKTLLTKFFNLIDTYRPQLVSWNGSGFDLPVLHYRALFHGVAAPTYWDVGHFDNGSKWNNYLSRFQWQHIDLMDVIAGYQGRCVAPLNDIAKLCGFPGKLATDGSAVLDLYKANRLDAIRDYCETDVLNTYLVYLRFELIRGLCSAAQYQQHIDDLKTYLRHADKPHFDEFLTAWDNT; this is translated from the coding sequence ATGGAAAATGTGTGTATTTTTGATATTGAGACCATCCCCGATGCTGATGCTATTGCACGGTTACAGCAGGTTGATTGTCTCAGCCCTGACGAGCAGTTTGACTTTGCCGAATTGCACCGCCGTAGCGAAGTCGGACATACCTTTATGCGCCACCATTTGCACAAGGTCGCCTCGATTGCCCTGTGCTTTAGCCGCCACGGCAAATTCAAAGTCGCCAGTGTCGGGGAGATCGGTGACGATGAAAAAACTCTGCTGACCAAGTTTTTCAACCTGATTGATACGTATCGCCCACAGCTTGTCTCGTGGAACGGCAGTGGCTTTGATTTACCTGTGCTGCATTATCGCGCGTTATTTCATGGCGTTGCCGCGCCGACTTATTGGGACGTCGGGCATTTTGACAACGGCAGTAAATGGAACAATTACCTCTCGCGGTTTCAATGGCAGCACATCGATTTAATGGATGTTATTGCGGGTTATCAGGGGCGGTGCGTCGCGCCACTCAATGATATTGCAAAGCTATGCGGATTTCCTGGTAAACTTGCCACCGATGGCAGTGCGGTGCTGGATTTATACAAAGCCAACCGCCTAGACGCTATCCGCGATTACTGCGAGACCGACGTGTTAAATACTTATTTGGTTTATTTGCGGTTTGAGCTAATTCGTGGGCTATGCTCAGCGGCGCAATACCAGCAACATATCGACGATTTAAAAACCTATTTACGCCACGCCGACAAACCGCATTTTGACGAATTTTTAACCGCGTGGGATAACACATAA
- a CDS encoding bestrophin family protein, whose translation MIIRHYPSVWKLFFIRHGSIVPLIKWRLFAIFCLALGVTFIQYIHPSIFSAINLSYFTMIGLALSLFLGFRNNTAYERWWEGRNLWGQLIKETRSIARTTRSVMDNHVDADMIARIDRYLICYPICLRHQCQGTKMDSEVIDRLLADEHAQILGKVNPANALLLMLSREIGQHYQQGKISDIIYQTLDSRIDAINLIQAGCERLNKTPVPFAYNLLLQRTAMLYCLLLPFGLVSHTVWATAPLTLLITYTFFGLDALARDLEDPFSTCPNSLPLQALCINIERIIMDMQGKSKQAMPPLPKIKNYILK comes from the coding sequence ATGATTATTCGACATTACCCCTCCGTTTGGAAGCTCTTTTTTATTCGTCACGGTTCTATTGTACCTTTGATTAAATGGCGATTATTCGCCATTTTCTGCTTAGCATTAGGGGTGACTTTTATTCAATATATCCACCCAAGCATATTTAGCGCCATTAATCTAAGTTATTTCACCATGATTGGTTTGGCGCTCTCATTGTTTTTGGGTTTTCGCAATAACACTGCCTATGAACGCTGGTGGGAGGGACGTAATTTATGGGGGCAACTCATTAAAGAAACCCGCTCCATCGCCAGAACAACACGCAGTGTGATGGACAACCACGTTGATGCGGATATGATTGCACGGATTGATCGTTATTTGATTTGCTACCCTATTTGCTTGCGGCATCAATGCCAAGGAACAAAGATGGATAGCGAGGTAATCGACCGATTATTGGCTGACGAACACGCCCAGATTCTTGGTAAAGTAAATCCTGCCAATGCGTTGTTACTCATGCTATCTAGGGAGATAGGGCAGCATTATCAACAAGGAAAAATATCAGATATCATCTATCAGACGCTAGACAGCCGTATCGATGCCATCAATTTGATACAAGCAGGGTGTGAACGTTTAAATAAAACACCGGTTCCATTTGCCTACAATTTATTGCTACAGCGTACGGCGATGCTGTATTGTTTGCTGTTGCCTTTTGGCTTAGTTTCCCATACTGTTTGGGCAACTGCGCCGTTAACGCTATTAATTACCTACACGTTTTTTGGTTTGGATGCGCTCGCTAGAGATTTAGAAGACCCTTTTTCAACCTGTCCTAACAGTCTGCCTTTGCAAGCATTATGTATCAACATAGAACGTATCATTATGGATATGCAAGGAAAATCTAAACAAGCAATGCCACCACTGCCAAAAATTAAAAACTATATCCTAAAATGA
- a CDS encoding tellurite resistance TerB family protein gives MKASDLLGALLSAGQDMANQGKTIASEKLNVPESGAERSAMLGGMGKGALAAGALALLVGTDTGREIGGSALKIGSVAALGGLAFKAYKNWQTQNAAAESTHTDTAPANSAPAANQPPPALSHMSESEIDARSKKLLSAMIAAAKADGHIDAKETEALQSMMDQLGESNELSAFMQSEIAKPLNPQEIAANTDAPGLAAEVYLMSRLVINDENFMEKAYLGELVKSLNLDPALIAQLDAQATSAQA, from the coding sequence ATGAAAGCCAGTGATTTATTAGGCGCCCTACTTTCAGCAGGACAAGACATGGCCAACCAAGGCAAAACTATTGCCAGTGAAAAACTCAACGTTCCCGAATCAGGCGCAGAACGCAGCGCCATGCTAGGTGGCATGGGTAAAGGCGCATTAGCAGCAGGCGCGTTAGCATTATTAGTTGGCACTGATACTGGCCGAGAAATCGGTGGTAGCGCGTTGAAAATTGGGTCCGTTGCCGCACTCGGTGGACTCGCTTTTAAGGCGTATAAAAATTGGCAAACACAAAATGCCGCCGCAGAGAGCACCCACACAGACACCGCCCCAGCAAATAGTGCCCCAGCAGCCAACCAGCCCCCACCCGCGTTAAGTCACATGAGCGAAAGCGAAATAGACGCACGCAGCAAAAAGCTACTCTCAGCCATGATTGCCGCCGCCAAAGCCGATGGACACATTGACGCCAAAGAAACCGAAGCGCTACAATCCATGATGGATCAACTCGGCGAATCGAATGAGCTATCTGCATTTATGCAAAGCGAAATCGCCAAACCACTCAATCCACAGGAAATCGCCGCCAACACAGACGCACCAGGGCTGGCCGCAGAAGTCTATTTGATGAGCCGATTGGTGATTAACGACGAAAATTTCATGGAAAAAGCCTATCTAGGTGAGCTGGTCAAATCGCTAAACCTAGACCCCGCACTGATTGCACAACTAGACGCACAAGCGACTAGCGCACAGGCATAA